A genomic region of Prosthecobacter algae contains the following coding sequences:
- a CDS encoding SOS response-associated peptidase family protein produces the protein MAKAREDKRSRIYILNNICPTDYADVVIQDEDGLAVERMRFGLIPNWARGSKAEVSKKFTRTFNARSDSIFELGSYRQAIRKRRCIIPAKGWHEWPDRTTPVSVKRGPVPWRLTVFVCYSEATQFFACAWCRDLCSAAQALGV, from the coding sequence TTGGCAAAGGCGCGTGAAGACAAACGTTCACGGATTTACATCCTCAACAACATCTGCCCGACTGATTACGCCGATGTGGTCATTCAGGATGAAGATGGACTCGCAGTTGAGCGGATGCGCTTCGGGCTTATTCCCAACTGGGCACGAGGCTCCAAAGCTGAAGTGTCCAAGAAATTCACCCGCACCTTTAACGCACGCTCTGACAGCATTTTTGAGCTGGGCTCATATCGTCAAGCCATCCGCAAGCGGAGGTGCATCATTCCGGCAAAGGGCTGGCATGAATGGCCAGACCGCACGACTCCCGTATCCGTCAAACGAGGACCCGTCCCTTGGAGGTTGACAGTGTTTGTCTGCTACAGTGAGGCCACGCAGTTCTTTGCCTGCGCTTGGTGTAGAGATCTTTGTTCGGCTGCCCAGGCTTTGGGCGTGA
- a CDS encoding DUF4116 domain-containing protein, which produces MLVSDGNIIPNIELQIASVEQNGHAIQYIKAPSEKVQLAAVGKWAYAIQHIEEPSEEVQLAAVRRSGHAIQYIKRPSEKVQLAAVEQNGHAIQYIKKPSENIQFAAVQKDGRAIQYIKEPSKELQIAAVEQNVHAIRHIEKPCEEIQQFVGRAKQTAKRTKPNDKVPGEKSVIQSTQALATASSKDKGRRLPAFGCF; this is translated from the coding sequence ATGTTGGTATCAGATGGTAATATAATTCCAAATATAGAACTGCAAATCGCCTCAGTGGAACAAAATGGTCACGCAATTCAGTATATAAAGGCTCCTAGTGAAAAGGTTCAACTTGCTGCTGTGGGAAAATGGGCATACGCAATTCAGCATATCGAAGAACCGAGCGAAGAAGTACAGCTCGCTGCAGTGCGAAGAAGTGGTCATGCAATTCAGTATATCAAAAGACCAAGTGAAAAAGTTCAACTCGCTGCAGTGGAACAAAATGGTCATGCAATTCAGTATATTAAAAAACCGAGTGAAAACATTCAATTTGCCGCAGTGCAAAAAGATGGTCGCGCAATTCAGTATATCAAAGAACCGAGTAAAGAGTTGCAGATCGCCGCAGTGGAACAAAATGTTCACGCAATTCGGCATATCGAAAAACCGTGTGAAGAGATACAGCAGTTCGTGGGTAGAGCAAAGCAAACGGCTAAAAGAACTAAGCCGAATGACAAGGTTCCAGGTGAGAAATCTGTCATTCAATCTACGCAAGCGCTGGCAACAGCCTCATCAAAAGACAAGGGGAGAAGGTTGCCAGCGTTTGGATGTTTCTGA
- a CDS encoding DNA phosphorothioation-associated putative methyltransferase has product MLMELGLLDRELTFFDYGCGHGADVQLVREMGISADGWDPVHAQIESKKKADVVNLGYVLNVIEDPAERTETLIDAWHHANRILIVSTMVAGQESYTTTTREFGDGILTKRNTFQKHFEQSELQFLIEECLGYEADAINVGIFVVFRDPADRQTFLLRRVRRRRVLNFATIPRLRLADAPSERHTRLELLAERNREQLDLLWQRTLELGRYPSSEEFAPLETLLKAVGSKRTLDRLCAAFFDTEALSLARNRRIEDVLVYLAMTHFRGKPKLKELEAALKEDVRVLFGSFAAANQQARELLFAAGKAENIQQLAEEREFGCNEPDHFTLHESLLDDLPPVLRIYVQCASLLYGDPHQSDLIKIHKKSGKVSLLFFEGFLEKQVPELRSRVKISLRTRRVQVFSYGTHDNRQFLIFKDRYLANTHPAYKEAKRFSRKLQILGLEPEDWPHGMTPVQMKELAGRINSKA; this is encoded by the coding sequence ATGCTGATGGAGCTTGGTCTCCTTGATCGTGAATTGACTTTTTTCGACTACGGATGCGGCCACGGCGCCGATGTGCAACTTGTCAGAGAAATGGGTATCAGCGCCGACGGTTGGGATCCTGTTCATGCACAGATAGAGTCAAAGAAAAAGGCAGATGTGGTCAATCTTGGGTACGTCCTGAATGTAATCGAAGATCCAGCAGAGAGGACTGAGACCTTGATCGACGCCTGGCATCATGCAAATCGCATATTGATTGTATCGACCATGGTTGCTGGACAGGAATCTTACACCACCACAACGCGTGAGTTTGGAGATGGGATTCTCACCAAGAGGAACACGTTTCAAAAGCATTTTGAGCAATCTGAACTTCAGTTCCTCATTGAGGAGTGTCTAGGATACGAGGCAGATGCCATCAATGTTGGAATCTTCGTCGTCTTTCGAGACCCAGCCGATCGCCAGACGTTTCTACTGCGGCGTGTCCGCCGACGTCGAGTGCTGAACTTCGCGACCATCCCTCGCTTGAGGCTCGCTGATGCGCCAAGCGAAAGACACACGCGGTTGGAGCTGCTTGCGGAGCGCAATCGAGAACAATTAGACCTGCTCTGGCAGCGCACATTGGAGCTCGGGCGCTATCCCTCATCCGAAGAATTTGCGCCCTTGGAAACTCTGCTTAAGGCGGTCGGATCCAAACGGACCTTGGACCGCCTTTGCGCTGCATTTTTCGACACTGAGGCACTAAGCTTAGCCCGAAATCGCCGAATAGAAGATGTGCTCGTTTACCTGGCCATGACTCATTTTCGCGGCAAGCCAAAGTTAAAGGAGCTCGAAGCAGCCCTGAAGGAGGATGTTCGGGTCCTCTTCGGATCCTTTGCAGCCGCCAATCAGCAGGCACGCGAACTTCTGTTTGCCGCCGGAAAAGCTGAAAACATTCAGCAACTAGCAGAAGAACGTGAGTTCGGTTGCAACGAACCGGACCACTTCACTCTGCACGAGAGCCTTCTGGATGATCTTCCACCAGTGCTACGAATTTACGTTCAATGCGCCTCGTTGTTGTATGGCGACCCGCATCAGTCCGACTTGATCAAGATCCACAAGAAGAGTGGTAAAGTATCGCTTCTGTTCTTTGAAGGATTCCTGGAAAAGCAGGTCCCGGAATTACGCAGCAGGGTCAAGATTTCTCTGCGGACGCGACGTGTTCAGGTGTTCTCTTATGGAACACACGACAATCGCCAGTTTCTAATTTTCAAAGACCGGTACCTGGCCAATACCCACCCTGCATATAAGGAAGCCAAAAGATTTTCACGAAAGCTGCAAATACTTGGTCTTGAACCTGAAGACTGGCCGCACGGCATGACCCCAGTTCAAATGAAGGAACTGGCGGGACGGATCAATTCAAAGGCTTAA
- a CDS encoding cysteine desulfurase family protein: MTYLDNNATTQPTARVVEAMLPYLTECYFNASASTATFTGADKPRREAAAAMSKLLNAEEPDCFIFTSGATESNNWVFSSFARGRKAGRVLVSTIEHASVSEPAAELARAGFEVVEVPVDAQGVVRIDALRDALREDTALVSIMAANNETGVLEPIAEIGRLIRELCPAALFHTDATQAVGKILVDLQGDWQDVDLLSFSAHKFHGPKGIGGLYIRPGFEVEPMILGGGQEQGLRSGTTNTPALAGLASAASEARNLNSPAMCSLRDTFEARLQDEFPEAVIHSRGVPRLPSTSCFSLPGMLGEEMVGALAAAGIIVGTGAACSAGAIQSSKTLRAMEVAHEIAVAGLRVSLSRYSTMQELTEIIVQLKAIRQELPPE, encoded by the coding sequence ATGACTTACCTCGACAACAACGCAACGACTCAGCCGACTGCGCGCGTTGTCGAGGCCATGCTCCCATACCTGACCGAGTGTTATTTCAACGCCTCAGCTTCGACAGCCACCTTTACCGGAGCCGACAAACCCCGGCGTGAAGCAGCGGCTGCGATGTCCAAGCTGTTGAACGCTGAGGAACCAGATTGCTTCATTTTTACGTCTGGAGCTACGGAGTCGAACAACTGGGTTTTCTCGTCGTTTGCCAGAGGACGCAAGGCTGGGCGCGTTCTCGTTAGTACTATCGAGCACGCTTCAGTTTCGGAGCCGGCTGCTGAACTTGCCCGCGCCGGCTTTGAGGTCGTTGAAGTTCCCGTAGACGCTCAGGGCGTCGTCCGAATAGATGCACTGCGCGATGCTCTGAGAGAGGATACCGCTCTGGTTTCCATCATGGCCGCCAATAATGAAACGGGTGTATTAGAACCCATCGCAGAAATTGGGCGATTGATTCGCGAGCTTTGTCCAGCGGCTCTCTTCCACACCGACGCCACCCAGGCAGTTGGCAAGATCCTCGTCGATCTTCAAGGCGACTGGCAGGATGTAGACTTGCTTTCATTTTCTGCCCACAAGTTTCACGGCCCTAAGGGAATCGGCGGACTATACATTCGACCGGGATTTGAGGTAGAGCCGATGATTTTGGGTGGTGGACAGGAGCAAGGCCTTCGCTCTGGGACGACCAACACGCCAGCTCTTGCGGGTCTCGCCTCGGCTGCATCTGAAGCTCGCAACTTAAACTCCCCGGCGATGTGCTCTCTGAGAGACACCTTTGAGGCTCGGCTGCAGGACGAATTTCCCGAGGCGGTAATTCACTCCAGAGGCGTTCCAAGACTGCCTAGCACGAGCTGCTTTTCACTGCCGGGAATGCTTGGTGAAGAGATGGTTGGAGCATTGGCCGCCGCAGGAATCATCGTGGGGACGGGTGCCGCGTGCTCTGCTGGTGCAATTCAGTCTTCCAAGACTCTGCGCGCTATGGAAGTCGCTCACGAGATCGCCGTTGCAGGATTACGCGTGAGTCTTTCCCGCTATTCCACGATGCAGGAACTCACCGAAATAATCGTTCAACTCAAAGCGATTCGGCAAGAGCTTCCACCTGAGTAG